The Vallitalea longa genome includes a window with the following:
- a CDS encoding alpha/beta hydrolase, protein MKKSHKSRRVLKVSGVIILILLLATWLVIKFKTYSSMEQAKEIMKQENVIKENNTIIITPEGDVNANFVFYQGGLVETEAYAVLGEKLAKKGIRVFIPYMPFNLAILNIDAFDKIYEEYNNDKDWYIGGHSLGGASASMYVDKSSKPIEGLILMGAYPSDSTDLSKQDIKVLSVRAINDKIMNLDNYNKSKELLPDSTDYVNLNGNHSNFGYYGFQKGDGESSISREEQHNLVVEEIIKLIDLD, encoded by the coding sequence TTGAAAAAGAGTCATAAATCTAGAAGAGTCTTAAAAGTATCTGGTGTTATTATACTAATACTTTTATTGGCAACTTGGTTAGTCATTAAATTTAAGACTTATAGTAGTATGGAACAAGCTAAAGAGATAATGAAGCAAGAAAATGTCATAAAAGAAAATAATACCATAATTATTACACCAGAAGGTGATGTAAATGCTAATTTTGTTTTTTATCAAGGAGGATTAGTTGAAACAGAAGCATATGCTGTTTTGGGAGAAAAATTAGCAAAGAAGGGTATTCGTGTCTTTATACCGTATATGCCTTTCAATCTCGCCATATTGAATATTGATGCTTTTGACAAAATATATGAAGAATATAATAATGATAAGGATTGGTATATAGGAGGTCATTCATTAGGTGGTGCAAGTGCATCAATGTATGTAGATAAATCTTCTAAGCCAATAGAAGGATTGATATTGATGGGAGCATATCCTAGTGATTCTACTGATTTATCAAAACAAGATATTAAAGTATTGTCTGTAAGGGCAATCAACGACAAAATAATGAACCTAGACAACTATAATAAGTCAAAGGAGTTATTGCCTGATAGTACTGATTACGTTAATCTCAATGGTAACCATTCTAACTTTGGTTATTATGGATTTCAAAAAGGAGATGGTGAAAGTTCAATTAGTAGGGAGGAACAACATAATCTTGTTGTTGAAGAAATTATTAAATTAATAGATTTAGACTAA